The Natronosalvus caseinilyticus genome includes a region encoding these proteins:
- a CDS encoding bacterio-opsin activator domain-containing protein, producing MATEATFTVPSDQFPLGTIFAQLPDVTVELERLIPSQDVVIPYFWVRGTEVDDIEEAFAAHPGVRDIQLVDSIENEYLLRVEWSLEYDDVLSVLTETGVPLIKVTGTNQQWTFDIRGDTRSDLAIFQSRCRELEIPVTLTKLHALTPVETETEAALTDKQQDTLVFAHERGYFESPREVTMEELGDELGISQQAIASRLRRGIKHTLEGTLPETVESNQEST from the coding sequence ATGGCAACTGAGGCGACCTTTACCGTCCCATCCGATCAGTTCCCCCTCGGCACCATCTTCGCACAACTCCCGGACGTGACGGTCGAACTGGAGCGATTGATCCCGTCACAGGACGTGGTGATCCCCTACTTCTGGGTTCGAGGAACGGAAGTTGACGACATTGAGGAGGCGTTTGCTGCCCACCCGGGCGTGAGGGACATCCAGCTCGTCGATTCCATTGAGAACGAATATCTCCTGCGCGTCGAGTGGTCACTCGAGTACGACGACGTGCTGAGCGTGCTGACCGAGACCGGCGTTCCGCTCATCAAAGTAACCGGCACGAACCAGCAGTGGACGTTCGACATCCGCGGGGACACGCGAAGCGATCTTGCAATCTTTCAATCTCGCTGCCGAGAGTTAGAGATCCCGGTCACACTGACGAAACTGCACGCCCTGACGCCGGTCGAGACGGAAACCGAGGCAGCACTCACTGACAAGCAACAAGACACACTGGTGTTCGCCCACGAGCGTGGGTACTTCGAATCCCCGCGCGAAGTGACGATGGAAGAACTTGGCGACGAACTCGGCATCTCTCAGCAGGCCATCGCGTCTCGACTCCGCCGGGGGATCAAACACACCCTCGAGGGCACCCTTCCCGAAACAGTGGAGTCGAATCAAGAAAGTACGTAA
- a CDS encoding DUF7344 domain-containing protein, translating to MTALTRDPNQPDDERRDITPTQLFTAFSHDRRQHVVAYLAQKPAAIPIGDLAEYIAIQEGEPTNERYERVLTDLAHCHLPHLHDAGLVRYSTDEEQVELAVGRTVVAPYLELSGHANA from the coding sequence ATGACAGCACTAACCAGAGACCCGAACCAGCCCGACGATGAGCGCCGCGATATCACCCCGACGCAGCTGTTTACGGCCTTTTCCCACGACCGTCGACAGCACGTAGTGGCATATCTAGCGCAAAAACCGGCGGCCATCCCGATCGGCGATCTGGCCGAGTACATCGCGATTCAAGAAGGCGAGCCGACGAACGAACGGTACGAGCGTGTTCTCACCGACTTGGCGCACTGTCACCTGCCGCACCTCCATGATGCGGGACTCGTTCGATACAGCACGGACGAGGAACAGGTGGAATTAGCGGTCGGGCGAACGGTAGTTGCGCCGTATCTGGAACTCAGCGGTCACGCTAACGCATAG
- a CDS encoding succinylglutamate desuccinylase/aspartoacylase family protein, with the protein MSSRSSFSCNRRANVLLAVSDRLGITVPSSNTDQGAFIFDSADGSKETRRCRAGEKQHFEYAVGENYLGQPIKMPVTIINGERSGPRLLLTAAVHGDEINGVKVLQRMANRYEPTELHGTLVCIHVVNVPGYQAEERYLPIYDRDLNRSFPGLSDGSEASRMAKIIYDQFVSRCDIGLDFHASTRNKLALMHARADMDDDGVERLVNAFGIELVLSGAGNEGALRREATEDGISMATIEMGEANRFQPVLIERAIDGVENVMAEYDLLPETDPDAPEFGKVLQSDGEKEWLRADTGGLVDMKWGPHPIVSEGETICVISDHFAQEEHAVEAPFMGLLIGILANPRVLPGRPLIHLVEISEDEYDEAEATFEELGFQAQRTFHWMGEMSEVIVDTTLDDAKEATEGTLDEG; encoded by the coding sequence TTGTCATCTAGATCTAGTTTCTCGTGTAATCGCAGGGCGAACGTACTTCTGGCTGTCTCAGATCGTTTAGGTATAACAGTGCCGTCCAGTAACACCGATCAGGGCGCGTTCATCTTCGACTCAGCTGACGGATCGAAAGAGACGCGTCGATGTCGAGCGGGAGAGAAACAACATTTTGAGTACGCCGTAGGGGAGAACTATCTGGGCCAGCCCATCAAAATGCCGGTAACGATCATCAACGGCGAACGGTCTGGACCGCGGCTCTTACTCACTGCCGCGGTCCATGGCGACGAAATAAACGGTGTGAAGGTCCTCCAGCGGATGGCGAACCGGTATGAGCCAACTGAGCTCCATGGCACGCTCGTCTGCATCCACGTGGTAAATGTGCCGGGCTACCAGGCCGAAGAACGGTACCTGCCGATATATGATCGAGATTTGAACCGTTCGTTTCCGGGCCTCTCCGACGGGTCAGAGGCGTCACGGATGGCGAAGATAATCTACGATCAATTCGTCAGTCGGTGCGACATCGGACTCGACTTCCACGCGTCGACGCGGAACAAACTGGCACTAATGCACGCTCGAGCGGACATGGACGACGACGGCGTCGAGCGTCTCGTCAACGCATTCGGCATCGAATTGGTGTTGTCCGGCGCGGGCAATGAGGGCGCGTTACGACGAGAAGCAACCGAAGACGGCATCTCGATGGCCACGATCGAGATGGGGGAGGCGAATCGATTCCAGCCCGTATTGATCGAACGGGCGATTGACGGTGTCGAGAATGTCATGGCAGAGTACGACCTTTTGCCGGAGACCGACCCAGACGCACCTGAGTTCGGGAAGGTGCTCCAGAGCGACGGTGAGAAGGAATGGCTTCGCGCGGATACCGGCGGCCTGGTGGATATGAAGTGGGGGCCACACCCGATCGTGAGCGAAGGCGAGACAATTTGCGTTATCTCAGATCACTTTGCGCAGGAGGAGCACGCTGTTGAGGCACCATTTATGGGCCTGCTGATCGGCATTCTGGCGAACCCGCGAGTGCTACCCGGTCGTCCGTTGATCCACCTGGTCGAAATATCTGAGGACGAATACGATGAGGCTGAGGCGACGTTTGAGGAGCTCGGATTTCAGGCCCAACGAACGTTCCACTGGATGGGTGAGATGAGCGAGGTCATCGTCGACACGACCCTCGATGACGCCAAAGAGGCAACTGAGGGAACACTCGACGAGGGGTGA
- a CDS encoding right-handed parallel beta-helix repeat-containing protein gives MHITGFGRGVTVIKWGDGESTDATPLMSVTGNGCTIENLTFDGNRANNSPSSPGQVHNLRILSVNEVTVRNVEARSHNGDGICHTGDTVNGASGDVGGHNCTYESIYCWDNNRHGMAISGGRSITVANSHFFANNGTDVNDGVDVETASGRHAEDLAFDGCHFYNNDWNGIKIDKGIDEVVTNSTSRGNGQNGVMMDNAVECKFTSGIVKNNSNDGV, from the coding sequence TTGCACATCACTGGTTTCGGTCGTGGTGTCACCGTCATCAAGTGGGGAGACGGCGAATCAACCGACGCCACTCCCCTGATGTCCGTTACCGGGAACGGGTGCACGATTGAGAATCTGACCTTTGACGGGAATCGGGCAAATAACAGTCCCTCGAGCCCCGGGCAAGTTCACAACCTCAGAATCCTCTCCGTAAACGAGGTGACGGTTAGAAACGTCGAAGCCCGGTCCCATAACGGCGACGGGATATGCCACACTGGCGACACTGTGAACGGCGCGAGCGGGGACGTGGGCGGCCACAACTGCACCTACGAATCCATCTACTGTTGGGACAACAACCGGCACGGAATGGCGATCTCAGGGGGGCGGTCGATCACCGTGGCCAACTCACATTTCTTCGCCAATAACGGTACAGATGTGAACGACGGCGTTGACGTTGAGACGGCTTCGGGACGCCATGCCGAGGACTTGGCTTTCGACGGCTGTCACTTCTACAACAACGACTGGAACGGGATTAAGATCGACAAAGGGATAGACGAGGTCGTCACCAATAGCACCTCAAGAGGGAACGGGCAGAACGGCGTGATGATGGATAACGCCGTCGAGTGTAAATTCACATCCGGGATTGTCAAAAACAATTCCAACGACGGGGTTTGA
- a CDS encoding DUF7522 family protein, with protein sequence MTGDCSSRPIILSLATVNLSVMVQETAAQLTDYLDEEFGDELRSVGYYTPENSEFIYAREDVESAYDCGQLQRVFRDNRLEALDTPHQESLYNHGDLIATARFFEHATELHFVIDETEGIVASIDAGTADDVRELVCECANVVEPSSA encoded by the coding sequence GTGACGGGAGACTGCTCGAGTCGGCCTATAATATTATCATTAGCGACAGTCAATCTATCTGTAATGGTTCAAGAGACGGCAGCCCAGTTGACCGATTATCTGGATGAGGAGTTCGGCGACGAACTCCGCAGTGTTGGCTATTACACGCCGGAGAACAGCGAGTTTATCTATGCCCGTGAAGACGTCGAGTCAGCCTACGACTGCGGCCAACTCCAACGTGTGTTTCGCGATAACCGATTGGAAGCACTCGATACGCCCCACCAGGAGTCGCTGTATAATCACGGGGATTTGATTGCGACCGCTCGGTTTTTCGAACACGCGACAGAGCTCCACTTCGTCATCGACGAGACTGAAGGGATCGTCGCCTCGATCGATGCAGGCACCGCTGACGATGTTCGCGAGCTGGTGTGTGAGTGTGCCAACGTCGTCGAGCCCAGTAGTGCGTAA
- a CDS encoding DUF2270 domain-containing protein, with protein sequence MTDSNSDEFDPTAPDQREIGREMVDDSTGLGSVMAHAYRGEIDRVGTWRQRLDETTTWAVTLMAAILTWAFSSTDNPHYIVLIGIVVVTVFLGIEARRYRDYDVFRSRARVIQENLFANALDPSQGTESHDWRAELSRDYRRPTLKVSFYEALTNRLRRVYLALLSVLLVAWVFRITAFAPRQDWLTTAGIARLPGIAVVAVVGVFYVVLLGVTFWPRERHAKGEFREGDPDDWKETDR encoded by the coding sequence ATGACCGATTCGAATAGCGACGAGTTCGACCCAACAGCACCCGACCAACGGGAGATCGGCCGCGAAATGGTTGACGACAGCACGGGACTCGGTTCGGTGATGGCCCACGCCTACCGCGGAGAGATCGACCGAGTGGGGACGTGGCGCCAGCGCCTCGACGAGACGACGACGTGGGCGGTGACGCTGATGGCAGCAATTTTGACGTGGGCGTTTTCGAGTACCGATAACCCACACTATATCGTGCTGATCGGGATCGTCGTCGTCACCGTCTTTCTGGGCATCGAAGCACGGCGGTACCGGGACTACGACGTCTTTCGCTCTCGCGCTCGAGTCATCCAGGAGAACCTGTTCGCAAACGCCCTCGATCCGTCCCAAGGCACTGAAAGCCACGACTGGCGAGCGGAACTGAGCAGGGACTATCGCCGGCCGACGCTGAAAGTCTCGTTCTACGAAGCACTCACAAACCGGCTCCGGCGTGTGTACCTTGCTCTGCTCAGTGTCCTACTGGTCGCGTGGGTCTTCAGGATTACAGCGTTCGCGCCGCGCCAGGACTGGCTGACAACCGCTGGAATCGCCCGTCTCCCCGGGATTGCTGTGGTTGCCGTTGTGGGCGTGTTCTACGTTGTACTGCTGGGCGTCACCTTCTGGCCCCGTGAACGCCATGCCAAGGGTGAATTCCGTGAAGGGGACCCGGACGATTGGAAAGAGACAGACCGATAA
- a CDS encoding HalOD1 output domain-containing protein produces the protein MNKIQTEIAEERCVSQAVVEAVAEAEGVRPIELTPPLYEVIDLDALDHIFDDTLTIGKVTFNYNSCKINVFSDEYVAVEKHDG, from the coding sequence GTGAACAAAATCCAGACCGAAATAGCCGAGGAGAGGTGTGTTAGTCAGGCTGTGGTTGAAGCAGTTGCCGAAGCGGAAGGCGTTCGCCCTATAGAACTCACTCCCCCATTGTACGAGGTCATTGATCTCGATGCCTTAGACCACATTTTTGACGATACCCTGACCATTGGGAAGGTGACATTCAACTATAACAGTTGCAAGATCAATGTGTTCTCTGACGAGTATGTGGCCGTCGAGAAGCACGACGGATAG
- the hisI gene encoding phosphoribosyl-AMP cyclohydrolase — protein MEEDRLDVELDFGEDELIPAIAQDIETGDVLMLAYVSPKALAATQSTGLAHYYSRSRDELWQKGGSSGHVQEVKEIRVDCDGDALLYRINQEGGACHTGYRSCFYRTIEGETVSEKVFDPDEVYE, from the coding sequence ATGGAAGAAGACCGTCTAGATGTCGAGCTTGATTTCGGTGAGGACGAACTGATTCCCGCGATTGCACAGGACATCGAAACAGGCGACGTCTTGATGCTCGCGTACGTTTCCCCGAAAGCGCTCGCCGCAACCCAGAGCACGGGGCTCGCTCACTATTACTCTCGAAGTCGTGACGAACTCTGGCAGAAGGGCGGCTCCAGCGGGCACGTCCAAGAGGTCAAAGAGATCCGCGTCGACTGTGATGGTGATGCACTGCTCTACCGAATCAATCAGGAAGGCGGGGCGTGTCACACAGGCTATCGGTCCTGTTTCTATCGGACGATCGAAGGCGAGACCGTCAGTGAAAAGGTATTTGATCCGGACGAGGTCTACGAGTAG
- a CDS encoding DUF7344 domain-containing protein translates to MSHITHTVSTETALHLVANQHRRSVLDKLIESERNSVAIDALIEHMSPEILPESTEAIPSDRLRLDLYHNHLPKLEDAGLVEYDNRTETVHYHPNDRVEKLHQFVTTELE, encoded by the coding sequence ATGAGTCACATCACCCACACTGTTTCGACCGAAACAGCACTGCACCTCGTCGCCAATCAACACCGCCGGTCGGTTCTCGATAAGCTAATCGAAAGCGAGCGGAATTCCGTGGCAATTGACGCACTCATCGAACACATGTCGCCCGAAATTCTCCCAGAGTCAACTGAAGCGATCCCCTCCGACCGACTCCGTCTCGATCTGTATCACAACCATCTCCCGAAACTGGAAGACGCCGGCCTCGTCGAGTACGACAATCGAACGGAAACGGTTCACTATCATCCGAACGACCGTGTCGAAAAACTGCACCAGTTCGTCACTACTGAACTCGAGTAG
- a CDS encoding response regulator, translating to MEPDSESVSRFTESLEAAANTNTITIVSTSADALDFVNQRGDYTEAPRPDLILLDLHLLDASGTELLAEVKNLPHVRQIPILVLTSSDAPEDIYQSYELHANAYLQKPASADESDQLVRAIEDFWLTSAHLPPKGQ from the coding sequence GTGGAACCAGATTCCGAGAGTGTCTCGCGATTCACTGAGTCACTCGAGGCGGCAGCGAATACGAACACGATAACGATTGTCTCCACCAGCGCTGACGCGTTGGATTTCGTCAATCAACGCGGCGACTATACCGAGGCGCCACGACCCGATCTCATCCTGCTTGATCTCCACCTCCTCGATGCGAGTGGAACCGAGCTGCTCGCCGAAGTCAAAAATCTTCCTCACGTTCGCCAGATTCCGATCCTCGTACTGACTTCCTCGGATGCGCCGGAAGATATCTACCAGTCGTACGAACTCCATGCGAACGCCTATCTGCAAAAGCCAGCGTCGGCAGACGAGTCCGATCAGCTCGTCCGGGCGATCGAGGACTTCTGGCTCACCTCCGCTCACCTGCCGCCGAAGGGACAATAA
- a CDS encoding SPW repeat domain-containing protein — MSNTPTDTGMDSDAGSARNRETLNTDVMQWLSALVALIGLYLVASPFIFESTDAATWNDTLVGTGIFLLAGYNFYRLSKDRLASVAVASLTVLLGLWTAIVPYVMEMGSNELATGTTLSGLAVAALSAYNAYANGKADAPDHVRTRA, encoded by the coding sequence ATGAGCAATACACCGACCGACACCGGAATGGACTCCGACGCTGGGTCAGCCCGGAACAGAGAGACGCTGAATACGGACGTGATGCAGTGGTTGAGCGCCCTTGTCGCCCTGATCGGGTTATACCTCGTCGCCTCGCCGTTTATCTTTGAGTCGACAGACGCAGCGACCTGGAACGATACGCTCGTCGGAACAGGTATCTTTCTGCTTGCCGGGTACAACTTCTACCGACTGTCGAAGGACCGATTGGCAAGTGTCGCCGTTGCATCGCTGACTGTCTTGCTCGGCCTTTGGACAGCGATCGTCCCATACGTCATGGAGATGGGGAGCAACGAACTTGCAACCGGGACCACACTCTCCGGCCTGGCTGTCGCTGCCCTTTCGGCCTACAACGCATACGCGAACGGGAAAGCCGACGCACCAGACCACGTCCGCACTCGCGCCTAG
- a CDS encoding TrmB family transcriptional regulator has translation MVSFDEEQAEAEALDRLQDLGLSQYEAQTLINLLRLGTGTAQDITRINNVPRTRVYEAADRLHEMGFIDIQHTTPRKFTVISKETIVRMLNTKREATITELSEYLETIGPAQPQREQYGVWTVTGREAVSSRIDEFIAEADEQIVYMTVDELLTDDHLEALRDAADRGVEIYLAGISEAVEDRVREEVSSIELFETLWGWRDTPAGSLLITDEETALVSVLEDEAADADDIEETAIWGAGDRNSLVVVLRSIFAWRLDGT, from the coding sequence ATGGTATCGTTTGACGAAGAGCAGGCTGAAGCCGAGGCGCTCGACCGATTACAGGATCTCGGCTTATCACAATACGAAGCCCAGACGCTCATCAATCTCCTTCGACTCGGGACGGGTACCGCCCAAGACATCACCCGCATCAACAACGTTCCCCGGACTCGGGTGTACGAAGCGGCTGATCGACTTCACGAGATGGGATTCATCGATATCCAGCACACGACGCCGCGGAAATTTACGGTGATCTCGAAGGAGACCATCGTCCGTATGCTCAATACCAAACGCGAAGCCACGATTACCGAACTCTCGGAGTATTTGGAGACGATCGGCCCCGCCCAGCCACAGCGCGAGCAGTACGGCGTCTGGACGGTCACCGGTCGGGAAGCAGTTTCGTCCCGCATCGACGAGTTCATCGCCGAGGCCGACGAGCAAATCGTCTACATGACCGTCGATGAGTTGCTCACAGACGACCACCTCGAGGCGCTACGGGACGCCGCCGACCGCGGGGTCGAGATCTATCTGGCGGGCATCTCGGAAGCGGTCGAAGATCGCGTTCGGGAAGAGGTATCGTCGATCGAGTTGTTCGAAACCCTCTGGGGGTGGCGGGATACACCCGCCGGGAGCCTGTTGATCACCGACGAAGAGACGGCGCTCGTCAGTGTGCTCGAGGACGAGGCCGCCGACGCCGACGATATCGAGGAGACGGCGATCTGGGGCGCTGGCGACCGCAACAGCCTCGTCGTCGTCCTGCGATCCATCTTCGCGTGGCGACTCGACGGCACTTGA
- a CDS encoding right-handed parallel beta-helix repeat-containing protein, producing MSNVTGCAVSDSVIQNNGQDGVALYSGPDDVEIADCDIRSNGGNGVELGGDDIHINGCDVVGNDVYGVEGAATRLRVTDTLCQGMSRGFALYSATTGTIGNSVAEGNGGVGLRVDSDDVTVTGFFSRNNAVNYDLSSGVTEAGNI from the coding sequence TTGTCGAATGTCACCGGGTGTGCAGTCTCGGATAGTGTGATCCAGAACAATGGACAGGACGGTGTCGCCCTCTATTCAGGCCCCGACGATGTCGAGATTGCAGACTGCGATATTCGGTCTAACGGGGGCAACGGGGTCGAGCTTGGTGGAGATGACATCCACATTAACGGTTGCGATGTTGTCGGCAACGATGTGTATGGGGTCGAAGGGGCTGCGACCCGCCTCCGAGTCACCGATACGCTTTGCCAGGGGATGAGTCGCGGGTTTGCGTTATACAGCGCAACGACCGGCACTATCGGCAATTCTGTTGCGGAAGGAAACGGCGGCGTTGGCCTTCGGGTCGACTCTGACGACGTGACGGTGACCGGGTTCTTTAGTCGCAACAACGCGGTGAATTACGACCTTTCCAGCGGCGTCACAGAAGCCGGGAATATCTGA
- a CDS encoding Lrp/AsnC family transcriptional regulator — protein MTSDEIDNVDKGILYLLQQDARGNTVTEIGEKVGVSSSTVANRINRLEEHGVILGYHPIVKYRETGLGHHLLVTATIPLTDREELLDDIMEVSGVVSIRELLTNSENLSLELVGHTQEDLEESIEDLDKLGVHIEQMEIMKQERSNPYNHFGKEFADEEPDG, from the coding sequence GTGACCAGTGACGAAATTGATAACGTCGATAAGGGAATCCTCTATCTGCTCCAACAGGATGCCCGAGGAAACACGGTTACCGAGATTGGCGAGAAAGTCGGTGTTTCCTCCAGTACAGTCGCCAACCGGATCAATCGCCTCGAAGAACATGGTGTCATCCTCGGCTACCATCCCATCGTCAAGTACAGAGAAACCGGGCTGGGCCATCACCTGCTCGTGACTGCGACGATCCCGCTTACAGATCGAGAGGAACTGTTAGATGACATTATGGAAGTCTCCGGGGTCGTAAGCATCCGTGAGTTATTGACAAATTCCGAGAACTTGTCATTAGAATTGGTCGGTCACACCCAAGAAGACCTTGAGGAGAGCATCGAAGACTTGGACAAGCTCGGTGTACATATCGAACAGATGGAGATTATGAAACAAGAACGATCCAATCCATACAATCACTTTGGAAAAGAGTTCGCAGACGAGGAACCCGATGGTTGA
- a CDS encoding IS5 family transposase, giving the protein MQTKIARFTETVVSLAQKAVAGDPGPAYRSGKDGYADWVVLAVQGLKEYLGQVYRKLLDVLKEMPRVTKSLGLTPETVPHFSTVCTRKQEIPMKRWRAILDSSIELYDLGDVQAIDATDVDHVQASQHYAKRTEYTFEAVKTSVLIDCETSAILDRHCSMKQPHDTQIGWQVLVRNLDELTAVAADKGYDWENLRTKLRSEGVTPLIPQRAPGMRGWARDVLIYDRVYHLRSNSESVFFELRRRYGETPWSRTRFGKFRELVMKSAVRNIERAIEDSTR; this is encoded by the coding sequence GTGCAAACCAAGATAGCTCGCTTCACGGAGACAGTCGTATCGCTTGCTCAAAAAGCCGTCGCTGGCGATCCCGGCCCAGCCTATCGATCGGGCAAGGACGGGTACGCTGACTGGGTAGTTCTGGCCGTTCAGGGGCTGAAAGAGTATCTCGGACAGGTCTATAGGAAGCTGCTGGATGTGCTCAAAGAGATGCCGAGAGTGACGAAATCATTGGGTTTGACGCCTGAAACGGTCCCACACTTCTCGACGGTGTGTACGCGAAAACAAGAGATCCCGATGAAGCGGTGGCGAGCAATTCTTGATTCTTCTATTGAATTGTATGATCTTGGTGATGTCCAGGCGATCGACGCAACCGATGTTGATCACGTCCAGGCCAGCCAGCATTACGCCAAGCGGACGGAGTATACGTTTGAAGCGGTGAAAACGTCGGTGCTCATTGATTGTGAGACCAGTGCGATTCTCGATAGACACTGCTCGATGAAACAACCGCACGATACACAGATCGGGTGGCAAGTGCTGGTGCGGAATCTCGACGAGTTAACGGCTGTCGCTGCTGATAAAGGCTACGACTGGGAGAATCTTCGCACGAAGTTGCGTTCGGAAGGTGTCACACCGTTGATTCCGCAGCGAGCTCCCGGGATGCGGGGATGGGCGAGAGATGTACTCATCTATGATCGGGTGTATCACCTACGTTCGAACTCTGAATCGGTGTTTTTCGAGCTGCGTCGTCGCTACGGCGAGACGCCCTGGTCGCGAACCCGGTTCGGTAAATTCCGCGAACTGGTCATGAAATCCGCGGTTCGAAACATCGAACGCGCCATCGAGGATTCAACCCGATGA
- a CDS encoding YgjP-like metallopeptidase domain-containing protein, whose translation MIVHELAHSVHDDHSDAFWNTVDPFPGLQRSL comes from the coding sequence GTGATCGTTCACGAGCTGGCTCACAGCGTCCATGACGATCACTCAGACGCGTTCTGGAATACGGTGGACCCGTTTCCCGGATTACAAAGATCGTTGTGA
- a CDS encoding helix-turn-helix domain-containing protein gives MSTSDHPPSDLESVRERLNVVTQETRFALLQDIFGHPSELTTLKELDYVNPSKSQTTIRQHLQHLFDAGIVEEVLLPGDRRQNDLPYKFYGISESGRQFLEEHKFLRAQETLREIYDRVEKTDAIKRYETAPRPEH, from the coding sequence ATGAGTACGTCCGATCACCCGCCAAGTGACCTGGAGTCCGTACGGGAGCGGCTCAACGTCGTCACTCAGGAGACGCGATTCGCGCTTCTCCAGGACATCTTCGGTCATCCGTCGGAACTGACGACACTGAAGGAACTCGACTACGTTAACCCGAGCAAGAGCCAGACGACGATTCGTCAGCACCTCCAGCACCTCTTCGACGCCGGCATCGTCGAGGAAGTACTCCTGCCAGGGGACCGTCGGCAGAACGACCTCCCGTACAAGTTCTACGGGATCAGTGAGAGTGGTCGGCAGTTCCTCGAGGAGCACAAGTTCCTCCGAGCGCAGGAGACCCTCCGAGAGATCTACGATCGAGTGGAGAAGACCGACGCCATCAAACGCTACGAAACCGCTCCCCGTCCCGAGCACTGA